Proteins found in one Rhodovulum sp. MB263 genomic segment:
- the hemB gene encoding porphobilinogen synthase gives MRPTVAPFPATRLRRTRRSAALRALTSETTLSVGDLIWPIFVRAGENIEEPVPSMPGVMRRSVDLSVEAVKEAAALGIPAVCIFPYTDVSLKTELCEEAWNPDNLSNRLIRAIKAEVPEIAVMTDIALDPYNANGHDGIVRDGEIVNDETVEALVKMALAQADAGADILGPSDMMDGRIGAIRTALEENGHQGVTIMSYSAKYASAFYGPFRDAVGASGALTGDKKTYQMDPANSDEAMRLIERDLMEGADMVMVKPGMPYLDICRRVKTEFGVPTYAYQVSGEYAMLMAAIQNGWLDHDKVMMESLMAFKRAGCDGILTYFAPAAAKILNAR, from the coding sequence ATGCGCCCGACCGTCGCCCCCTTCCCTGCCACGCGGCTGCGCCGCACCCGCCGCAGCGCCGCGCTGCGCGCGCTGACCAGCGAGACCACGCTGTCGGTGGGCGACCTGATCTGGCCGATCTTCGTGCGCGCGGGCGAGAATATCGAGGAACCCGTGCCCTCGATGCCGGGCGTGATGCGTCGTTCGGTCGATCTGTCGGTCGAGGCGGTGAAGGAAGCGGCCGCGCTGGGCATCCCGGCGGTCTGTATCTTCCCCTATACCGACGTCTCGCTGAAAACCGAGCTCTGCGAGGAAGCCTGGAACCCAGACAACCTCTCGAACCGGCTGATCCGCGCGATCAAGGCCGAGGTCCCCGAGATCGCGGTGATGACCGATATCGCGCTCGACCCTTACAATGCCAACGGTCATGACGGCATCGTGCGGGACGGCGAGATCGTCAATGACGAGACCGTCGAGGCGCTGGTAAAGATGGCCCTGGCCCAGGCCGATGCGGGGGCCGACATCCTCGGGCCCTCCGACATGATGGACGGCCGGATCGGCGCGATCCGCACCGCTCTCGAGGAAAACGGCCATCAGGGCGTGACCATCATGTCCTATTCGGCGAAATACGCCTCGGCCTTCTACGGCCCGTTCCGCGACGCGGTCGGCGCCTCGGGCGCGCTGACCGGCGACAAGAAGACCTATCAGATGGACCCGGCCAATTCCGACGAGGCGATGCGCCTGATCGAGCGCGACCTGATGGAAGGCGCCGACATGGTGATGGTGAAGCCCGGCATGCCCTATCTCGACATCTGCCGCCGGGTGAAGACCGAATTCGGCGTGCCGACCTATGCCTATCAGGTCTCGGGCGAATACGCGATGCTGATGGCCGCGATCCAGAACGGCTGGCTCGATCATGACAAGGTGATGATGGAAAGCCTGATGGCCTTCAAGCGCGCGGGCTGCGACGGCATCCTGACCTATTTCGCCCCCGCCGCGGCGAAGATCCTGAACGCGCGCTGA
- the mfd gene encoding transcription-repair coupling factor produces the protein MEEQRHITAGGAPEGYDARLLARELTRSGRPILHVARDDKRLAAMRAALAFFAPEAVVLDFPAWDCLPYDRVSPNADVEAARMATLAGLAAGLSGPFILLTTLNAATQRVPARALLQGASFTARVGMQIDEAALRAFLVRMGFTQAPTVMEPGDYAIRGGIVDIYPPGEAGPVRLDLFGDVLDGARRFDPATQRTTEKLKSVELAPVSEVILDEAAITRFRQNYRIEFGAAGTDDPLYEAVSAGRKHAGVEHWLPFFHDRLETLFDYLPEAAVYLDDQVTPARLARWETIEDQYQNRREAMAQKGRIDTVYKPCPPGLMYLDDAAWEAALADRRLVQLAPLPQGLGPGVIDAGGRIGRNFAPERKLEQVSLFSALKDHIQARREEGAVVVASYSEGARERLKGLLEDEELTDATLVSDIREVTGARGLHLAVWALEHGFEGPGLTVISEQDVLGERLIRGPKKRRRAENFLTETQSLSPGDLVVHVEHGVGRYMGLETVAVPDPATGKPGAPHEFLLLVYAEDGKLYVPVENIELLSRYGHDEGLLDRLGGGAWQARKARLKERIREMADKLIRVAAERVLRHAPILEPGHHMWEAFSARFPYQETDDQLAAIEDVLTDMASGTPMDRLICGDVGFGKTEVAMRAAFVAAMSGVQVAVVAPTTLLARQHAKGFAERFRGFPVEVRQLSRFVPAREAAATRAGLAEGTVDICIGTHALLAKSVKFRNLGLLIIDEEQHFGVAHKERLKQMRSDVHVLTLTATPIPRTLQMSLTGVRDLSIIGTPPVDRLSIRTYVSEFDTVTIREALLREHYRGGQSFFVVPRVRDLPDMEHFLREQVPEVSFITAHGQLAAGDLDERMNAFYDGKYDVLLATTIVESGLDIPTANTMIVHRADMFGLAQLYQIRGRVGRSKARAYAYLTTKPRAPLTAQAQKRLRVLGSLDTLGAGFTLASQDLDIRGAGNLIGEEQSGHVREVGFELYQSMLEEAIAKIRSGELEGMTDTDSDWSPQINLGVPVLIPDDYVPDLDVRLGLYRRLSTLSTKVELEGFAAELIDRFGKLPKEVNTLLLVVRIKAMCKRAGIARLDGGPKGATVQFHNDKFANPAGLVAFIQDQQGLARVKDNKIILRRDWKKDSDKIKGAFAIARDLADKLRETA, from the coding sequence ATGGAAGAGCAGCGTCATATCACCGCCGGCGGCGCCCCCGAAGGGTACGATGCCCGGCTTCTTGCCCGCGAGCTGACCCGGAGCGGCCGGCCCATCCTTCATGTCGCCCGCGACGACAAGCGGCTGGCGGCGATGCGCGCGGCGCTGGCCTTCTTCGCGCCCGAGGCGGTCGTGCTCGACTTTCCGGCCTGGGACTGCCTGCCCTATGACCGGGTCTCTCCCAATGCCGATGTCGAGGCGGCGCGGATGGCAACGCTGGCGGGGCTGGCCGCGGGGCTGTCCGGCCCCTTTATCCTGCTGACCACGCTGAATGCCGCGACCCAGAGGGTACCCGCACGCGCGCTGTTGCAGGGGGCCTCCTTCACCGCGCGGGTCGGCATGCAGATCGACGAGGCGGCGCTGAGGGCCTTTCTCGTCCGGATGGGGTTCACCCAGGCGCCGACGGTGATGGAACCCGGCGATTACGCGATCCGGGGCGGCATCGTCGATATCTATCCGCCGGGCGAGGCCGGGCCGGTGCGGCTCGATCTCTTCGGCGATGTGCTCGACGGCGCGCGCCGCTTCGATCCGGCGACCCAGCGCACCACCGAGAAACTGAAATCGGTCGAACTGGCGCCGGTCTCGGAGGTCATTCTGGACGAGGCCGCGATCACCCGCTTCCGGCAGAATTACCGGATCGAATTCGGCGCGGCGGGCACCGATGACCCGCTTTACGAGGCGGTGAGCGCGGGGCGCAAGCATGCGGGCGTCGAGCACTGGCTGCCCTTCTTCCATGACCGGCTCGAGACGCTTTTCGACTATCTGCCGGAGGCCGCGGTCTATCTCGACGATCAGGTGACGCCTGCGCGGCTGGCGCGCTGGGAGACCATCGAGGACCAGTACCAGAACCGGCGCGAGGCGATGGCGCAGAAGGGCCGGATCGACACGGTCTACAAGCCCTGTCCGCCGGGCCTGATGTATCTTGACGACGCCGCCTGGGAGGCTGCCCTGGCCGATCGCCGGCTGGTGCAGCTGGCCCCGCTGCCGCAGGGTCTGGGCCCGGGCGTGATCGATGCGGGCGGCCGTATCGGGCGCAATTTCGCGCCCGAGCGCAAGCTGGAACAAGTCAGTCTTTTCAGCGCCTTGAAGGATCATATCCAGGCGCGGCGCGAAGAGGGCGCGGTCGTGGTTGCCTCCTATTCAGAGGGCGCGCGCGAGCGGCTGAAGGGCTTGCTCGAAGACGAGGAGCTGACCGACGCGACGCTGGTCTCGGATATTCGCGAGGTGACCGGGGCACGCGGGCTGCATCTGGCGGTCTGGGCGCTCGAACATGGTTTCGAGGGGCCGGGGCTGACCGTCATCTCGGAACAGGACGTGCTGGGCGAGCGGCTGATCCGCGGTCCGAAAAAGCGCCGCCGGGCCGAGAATTTCCTGACCGAGACGCAGTCGCTCTCGCCCGGCGATCTGGTCGTGCATGTCGAGCACGGGGTCGGCCGCTACATGGGGCTCGAGACCGTGGCGGTGCCCGACCCGGCCACCGGCAAGCCCGGCGCGCCGCATGAATTCCTGCTTCTGGTCTATGCCGAGGATGGCAAGCTTTACGTCCCGGTCGAGAATATCGAGCTGCTCAGCCGCTATGGCCATGACGAGGGGCTGCTCGACCGGCTGGGCGGCGGCGCCTGGCAGGCGCGCAAGGCCAGGCTCAAGGAACGCATCCGCGAGATGGCCGACAAGCTGATCCGGGTCGCGGCCGAGCGTGTGCTGCGCCATGCCCCGATCCTGGAGCCCGGTCATCACATGTGGGAGGCGTTCTCTGCGCGCTTCCCCTATCAGGAGACCGACGACCAGCTGGCCGCGATCGAGGACGTGCTGACCGACATGGCCTCGGGCACGCCGATGGACCGGCTGATCTGCGGCGATGTGGGCTTCGGCAAGACCGAGGTCGCGATGCGCGCGGCCTTCGTCGCGGCGATGTCGGGCGTGCAGGTCGCGGTGGTGGCGCCGACGACGCTGCTGGCGCGCCAGCATGCCAAGGGCTTTGCCGAGCGGTTCCGGGGCTTCCCGGTCGAGGTCCGGCAGCTCTCGCGCTTCGTGCCCGCCAGGGAGGCCGCCGCGACACGCGCGGGGCTGGCCGAGGGCACGGTCGATATCTGCATCGGCACCCATGCGCTTCTGGCCAAGAGCGTGAAGTTCCGCAATCTGGGCCTGCTGATCATCGACGAGGAACAGCATTTCGGCGTCGCCCACAAGGAGAGGCTGAAGCAGATGCGCTCGGATGTGCATGTGCTGACCCTGACCGCGACCCCGATCCCGCGCACCCTGCAGATGAGCCTGACCGGCGTGCGCGATCTCTCGATCATCGGCACGCCGCCCGTCGACCGGCTGTCGATCCGGACCTATGTCAGCGAATTCGATACCGTCACCATCCGCGAGGCGCTGCTGCGCGAACATTATCGCGGCGGGCAGAGCTTCTTCGTGGTGCCCCGCGTCAGGGACCTGCCCGACATGGAGCATTTCCTGCGCGAGCAGGTTCCCGAGGTCAGCTTCATCACCGCCCATGGCCAGTTGGCGGCGGGCGATCTCGACGAGCGGATGAATGCCTTCTACGACGGCAAATATGACGTGCTGCTGGCCACGACCATCGTGGAATCCGGGCTCGACATCCCGACCGCGAACACGATGATCGTGCACCGCGCCGACATGTTCGGGCTGGCGCAGCTGTACCAGATCCGGGGCCGGGTCGGGCGCTCGAAGGCGCGCGCCTATGCCTATCTCACGACGAAGCCCCGCGCGCCCCTGACGGCGCAGGCGCAGAAACGGCTGCGCGTGTTGGGCTCGCTCGACACGCTGGGGGCGGGCTTCACGCTGGCCTCACAGGATCTCGACATCCGCGGCGCCGGCAACTTGATCGGCGAGGAACAGTCGGGCCATGTCCGCGAGGTCGGCTTCGAGCTTTACCAGTCGATGCTGGAAGAGGCGATCGCCAAGATCAGGTCGGGCGAGCTGGAGGGCATGACGGATACCGACAGCGACTGGTCGCCCCAGATCAATCTGGGCGTGCCGGTGCTGATCCCCGACGATTACGTCCCCGATCTCGACGTGCGGCTGGGGCTGTACCGGCGGCTCTCGACGCTCTCGACCAAGGTCGAGCTGGAAGGTTTCGCGGCCGAGCTGATCGACCGCTTCGGCAAGCTGCCGAAAGAGGTCAACACGCTTCTGCTGGTCGTGCGCATCAAGGCGATGTGCAAGCGTGCGGGCATCGCCCGGCTCGATGGCGGGCCCAAGGGCGCCACGGTGCAGTTTCACAATGACAAATTCGCCAATCCGGCAGGGCTTGTGGCCTTCATCCAGGACCAGCAGGGGCTGGCCAGGGTCAAGGACAACAAGATCATCCTGCGCCGCGACTGGAAGAAGGACAGCGACAAGATCAAGGGTGCCTTCGCCATCGCCCGCGACCTGGCGGACAAGCTGCGCGAAACCGCCTGA
- a CDS encoding DsbA family protein: MRLRLVRLDIFADPICPWCLIGKRLLDAALAERPDHPFTIAWQPFQLNPEMPRAGMDRRSYLEAKFGGQTGAVRAYAEIDRHARAAGIALDLGAIARTPNTLDAQRLMHWAGIEHRQPAVVEALFQAYFIDGRDIGDGAVLADLAASAGLDGALVARLLDSDADLDGIRERDAHARSRGVTGAPTFILADTHVLVGAQPTALWLQVIAELVGEAPKAGLQ; the protein is encoded by the coding sequence ATGAGGCTGCGCTTGGTCCGGCTTGACATCTTCGCCGACCCGATCTGCCCCTGGTGCCTGATCGGCAAGCGGCTTCTGGACGCGGCCCTGGCCGAGCGGCCCGACCATCCCTTCACCATCGCCTGGCAGCCGTTCCAGCTGAACCCCGAGATGCCGCGCGCGGGCATGGACAGGCGCAGCTATCTCGAGGCCAAGTTCGGCGGCCAGACCGGGGCCGTCCGAGCCTATGCCGAGATCGACCGGCACGCCCGCGCCGCCGGGATCGCGCTCGACCTTGGCGCCATCGCCCGCACGCCGAACACGCTCGATGCGCAGCGGCTGATGCACTGGGCCGGGATAGAGCATCGTCAGCCCGCAGTCGTCGAGGCGCTGTTCCAGGCCTATTTCATCGACGGACGCGATATCGGCGATGGGGCGGTGCTGGCCGATCTCGCGGCCTCGGCCGGGCTCGACGGCGCGCTGGTGGCGCGGCTCCTGGACAGCGATGCCGATCTCGACGGGATCCGCGAGCGCGACGCTCATGCCCGTTCCCGCGGCGTGACCGGGGCGCCGACCTTCATCCTCGCCGATACCCATGTGCTGGTCGGGGCGCAGCCGACCGCGCTCTGGCTGCAGGTCATTGCCGAACTGGTCGGCGAGGCCCCGAAGGCAGGTCTTCAATAG
- a CDS encoding YSC84-related protein, whose translation MFNDKTSHLISRRGFVVAAGAATTLAACGNGVGSNGARDLDARVDKTRDYLFKRYPATRDLAQKAQGILWIPLMTKAGFWFGGAYGRGALRIDDISVDYYSATQASFGLQIGAQQYAHALFFMTPEALRQFRSGMGWSAGADLEYAVTNDGGMVSADTITALDPVIAVVFGQAGLIFGATLEGTKYTRIIP comes from the coding sequence ATGTTCAACGACAAGACCTCCCACCTGATTTCCCGTCGCGGCTTTGTCGTGGCGGCCGGAGCCGCGACGACGCTGGCCGCCTGCGGCAACGGCGTGGGCAGCAATGGCGCGCGCGATCTTGATGCCCGCGTCGACAAGACCCGCGACTACCTGTTCAAGCGCTATCCGGCCACGCGCGATCTGGCGCAGAAGGCGCAGGGCATCCTCTGGATACCGCTGATGACAAAGGCCGGATTCTGGTTCGGCGGGGCCTACGGGCGCGGCGCGCTCCGGATCGACGACATCTCGGTCGACTACTATTCGGCGACCCAGGCAAGTTTCGGGCTGCAGATCGGCGCCCAGCAATATGCCCATGCCCTGTTCTTCATGACCCCCGAGGCGCTCCGCCAGTTCCGCTCGGGCATGGGCTGGTCCGCGGGGGCCGATCTGGAATATGCGGTCACCAACGATGGTGGCATGGTCTCGGCCGATACCATCACCGCGCTCGACCCGGTGATCGCCGTGGTCTTCGGTCAGGCCGGACTGATCTTCGGCGCGACGCTCGAAGGCACCAAATACACCCGCATCATCCCCTGA
- a CDS encoding FAD-dependent monooxygenase: MSLGNRKVTVLGAGIAGLAVATALARQGADVVVLERADAIREVGAGLQISPNGVAVLRALGLAEALAERSGRARAVVLRDFRNGAPVLKLDLERQAKDYFFVHRADLVDLLAGAARAAGVQIRLLHEVTTLDFDGARAALITAQGARASSDIVIGADGLHSVVRAALNGTAAPRFTGQVAWRALVPARGHVPAEAHIHMGPRRHLVHYPLRGGDLINIVAVEEREAWVEEGWNLPGDPDRMRAIFADFGGEVPYLLEQVQSVNLWGLFRHPVAEHWYRGSAVILGDAAHPTLPFMAQGANMALEDAWVLAAALSRHAEPEAAFASYQAERRPRAQRIVEMASRNARNYHLSFPPLRLAAQTALRIGGLMAPGVALRRFDWLYGYDATLSYPAAS; encoded by the coding sequence ATGTCTCTGGGCAATCGGAAGGTGACGGTTCTCGGGGCTGGCATCGCAGGGCTGGCGGTGGCGACGGCCCTGGCGCGTCAGGGTGCGGATGTGGTGGTGCTGGAACGCGCCGATGCGATCCGCGAAGTCGGCGCCGGGCTTCAGATCAGCCCCAACGGAGTGGCGGTGCTGCGCGCGCTCGGACTGGCCGAGGCGCTGGCCGAGCGCTCTGGGCGGGCCCGGGCGGTGGTGCTGCGTGACTTCCGCAACGGCGCGCCGGTTCTGAAGCTCGACCTCGAGCGGCAGGCGAAGGATTACTTCTTCGTCCATCGTGCCGATCTGGTTGACCTGCTTGCCGGGGCGGCCCGGGCGGCGGGGGTTCAGATCCGGCTGTTGCACGAGGTCACGACGCTCGATTTCGACGGCGCGCGTGCCGCCCTGATCACGGCCCAGGGGGCGCGGGCCAGCAGCGACATCGTGATCGGTGCCGATGGCCTGCATTCGGTGGTGCGGGCGGCCCTGAACGGGACCGCAGCGCCGCGTTTCACCGGGCAGGTGGCTTGGCGCGCGCTGGTTCCGGCGCGGGGCCATGTGCCGGCCGAGGCTCATATCCACATGGGTCCACGGCGGCATCTCGTGCATTACCCGCTGCGCGGCGGCGATCTGATCAACATCGTCGCCGTGGAAGAGCGCGAGGCCTGGGTCGAGGAAGGCTGGAACCTTCCCGGAGATCCCGACAGGATGCGCGCGATCTTTGCCGATTTCGGCGGCGAGGTGCCGTATCTGCTGGAGCAGGTACAAAGCGTCAATCTCTGGGGGCTGTTCCGGCATCCGGTGGCCGAGCACTGGTATCGCGGCTCGGCGGTGATCCTGGGGGATGCCGCGCATCCGACGCTGCCCTTCATGGCGCAGGGCGCGAACATGGCGCTGGAGGATGCCTGGGTTCTGGCGGCGGCCCTGTCGCGGCATGCCGAGCCCGAAGCGGCCTTTGCCTCCTATCAGGCCGAACGGCGCCCGCGCGCGCAGCGGATCGTCGAGATGGCGTCGCGCAATGCCCGGAACTACCATCTGAGCTTTCCGCCGCTCCGGCTTGCGGCCCAGACCGCGCTGCGGATCGGCGGGCTCATGGCGCCGGGGGTCGCGCTGCGCCGCTTCGACTGGCTTTACGGTTACGACGCCACGCTGAGCTATCCGGCGGCAAGCTGA
- a CDS encoding component of SufBCD complex has product MDLYVKLFDLIDMRSFSNLWYWIALAVLWSGASHWVLGVPFGLIQRAGRQGGQAAEDVATLAGITARRYLSLVAAGGLWIAGFTGFALTMLAVLGFGYRVEFCQAVFLLVAPMTLVGLWSVRTARLYAARGPEGEALYRMLRWHRLGVQAIGIVSVFVTVTWGMWINMLVTGL; this is encoded by the coding sequence GTGGATCTTTACGTCAAACTCTTCGACCTGATCGACATGCGATCCTTTTCGAATCTGTGGTACTGGATCGCGCTGGCCGTGCTGTGGTCGGGCGCAAGCCACTGGGTGCTGGGCGTGCCCTTCGGTCTGATCCAGCGCGCAGGGCGTCAGGGCGGGCAGGCGGCCGAGGATGTGGCGACGCTGGCCGGTATCACCGCGCGGCGTTATCTCTCTCTCGTCGCTGCGGGCGGGCTCTGGATCGCGGGCTTCACCGGCTTTGCGCTGACCATGCTGGCGGTCCTTGGCTTCGGCTATCGGGTCGAATTCTGCCAGGCCGTGTTCCTGCTTGTCGCGCCGATGACCCTGGTCGGGCTCTGGTCGGTCAGGACGGCGCGGCTTTATGCGGCGCGCGGCCCCGAGGGCGAGGCGCTTTACCGGATGCTGCGCTGGCACCGGCTGGGGGTGCAGGCGATTGGCATCGTCTCGGTCTTCGTCACCGTGACATGGGGCATGTGGATCAACATGCTTGTGACCGGACTGTAG
- the xth gene encoding exodeoxyribonuclease III, producing MQIATFNINGVKARLQTVLDWLDAAAPDVALLQEIKSVDEAFPRAPFEERGYNLETHGQKGFNGVAILSKYPLEDVRRGLPGDDGDSQARWIEATVVDRRAVRLCGLYLPNGNPAPGPKYDYKLAWMARLEARARDLLASEEAIVMAGDYNVIPQDEDAARPEAWAKDALALPETRAAFRRLLNLGFTEAFRARVAGPGHYSFWDYQAGAWNRNDGIRIDHMLLSPQAADLMTDCRIESELRAGEKPSDHVPVWLSLDA from the coding sequence ATGCAGATCGCGACATTCAACATCAACGGCGTCAAGGCGCGCCTGCAGACGGTGCTCGACTGGCTCGACGCGGCCGCGCCCGACGTCGCGCTTCTGCAGGAGATCAAGTCGGTCGACGAGGCCTTTCCCCGCGCGCCCTTCGAGGAGCGTGGCTACAATCTCGAAACCCATGGCCAGAAGGGTTTCAACGGAGTCGCGATCCTGTCGAAATACCCGCTCGAGGATGTCCGGCGCGGGCTGCCCGGCGATGACGGGGACAGCCAGGCGCGCTGGATCGAGGCCACCGTGGTCGACCGCCGCGCGGTCCGGCTCTGCGGGCTCTACCTGCCCAACGGCAACCCGGCGCCGGGACCGAAATACGACTACAAGCTGGCCTGGATGGCGCGGCTCGAGGCCCGCGCGCGGGACCTTCTGGCCTCCGAGGAAGCGATCGTGATGGCGGGCGATTACAACGTCATCCCGCAGGACGAGGATGCCGCCCGGCCCGAGGCCTGGGCGAAGGACGCGCTGGCTTTGCCCGAGACCCGCGCGGCGTTTCGAAGGCTGCTGAACCTCGGCTTCACCGAAGCCTTCCGCGCCCGGGTCGCGGGCCCGGGGCATTACTCGTTCTGGGATTACCAGGCCGGGGCCTGGAACCGGAATGACGGGATTCGCATCGACCACATGCTGCTCAGCCCGCAGGCGGCCGATCTCATGACCGACTGCCGGATCGAGTCCGAGCTTAGGGCGGGCGAGAAGCCCTCCGATCACGTGCCGGTCTGGCTGAGCCTCGACGCCTGA
- a CDS encoding multidrug effflux MFS transporter, with protein sequence MASRRLSRVEFVAMTALLFATVAFSIDAMLPALPEIGAELTPDNLNKAQFVVTSFMLGMGAGTLIMGPLSDCFGRKPVILGTATAYMLGAAIAGLGQSLEWLLIGRVIQGFGAAGVRVVALAVVRDLYSGRDMAKIVSFVMTIFTLLPALAPSIGAVVMAGFGWRGIFGSFLVFSLTSMGWFAFRQAETLAPENRRPMRPGPLLAAAREVVTSPVARSATLVQTFIFAGFFGFLTSTQQIYDIYFDRADSFPLWFGVVALCAGSASFLNGMLVGRLGMRFMIRTALMSQFLLSGLMMAAFWLHLLPGWAEFPAFLLWSITFFGMNALTIGNLNALAMEPLGHVAGMAASIIGAFATVVSALLASPIGLLFDGTPQPLTVGCFLSVGVALAVMLTVPKR encoded by the coding sequence ATGGCCTCAAGGCGTCTCTCGCGTGTAGAATTCGTCGCCATGACGGCCCTGCTCTTCGCCACGGTCGCCTTCTCGATCGACGCGATGCTGCCCGCGCTGCCCGAAATCGGCGCCGAACTGACCCCGGACAACCTGAACAAGGCGCAATTCGTGGTCACGAGCTTCATGCTGGGCATGGGGGCGGGCACGCTGATCATGGGGCCGCTCTCGGACTGTTTCGGACGCAAGCCGGTGATCCTCGGCACCGCCACCGCCTACATGCTGGGCGCGGCCATTGCCGGGCTCGGGCAAAGCCTCGAATGGCTGCTGATCGGCCGCGTGATCCAGGGCTTTGGCGCGGCGGGGGTGCGGGTGGTGGCGCTGGCCGTGGTGCGCGACCTCTATTCGGGCCGCGACATGGCCAAGATCGTCTCCTTCGTGATGACCATCTTCACACTTCTGCCCGCACTCGCCCCCTCGATCGGGGCGGTGGTGATGGCGGGCTTCGGCTGGCGCGGCATCTTCGGCTCGTTCCTCGTCTTCTCGCTGACCTCGATGGGCTGGTTCGCCTTCCGCCAGGCCGAGACCCTGGCGCCGGAAAACCGCCGCCCGATGCGCCCCGGCCCGCTTCTGGCCGCTGCGCGCGAGGTGGTGACCTCGCCGGTCGCGCGGAGCGCGACGCTGGTGCAGACCTTCATCTTCGCCGGGTTCTTCGGCTTCCTGACCTCGACCCAGCAGATCTACGACATCTATTTCGACCGCGCCGACAGCTTCCCTCTCTGGTTCGGGGTGGTCGCGCTCTGCGCCGGATCGGCGAGCTTTCTCAACGGCATGCTGGTCGGACGGCTGGGCATGCGCTTCATGATCCGCACCGCGCTGATGAGCCAATTCCTGCTGTCGGGGCTGATGATGGCCGCATTCTGGCTGCACCTGCTACCGGGCTGGGCCGAGTTTCCGGCCTTTCTGCTGTGGTCGATCACCTTCTTCGGGATGAACGCGCTGACCATCGGCAACCTGAACGCGCTGGCGATGGAGCCGCTCGGCCATGTCGCGGGCATGGCGGCCTCGATCATCGGGGCCTTCGCGACCGTGGTCTCGGCGCTGCTGGCCTCGCCGATCGGGCTGCTCTTCGATGGCACGCCCCAGCCGCTGACCGTCGGCTGCTTTCTCTCGGTCGGCGTGGCGCTGGCGGTGATGCTGACGGTGCCCAAGCGCTAG